From Propionispora hippei DSM 15287, one genomic window encodes:
- a CDS encoding ATP-dependent Clp protease proteolytic subunit, which yields MNNLIPVVIEQTSRGERSYDIFSRLLNDRIIMLNGMVNNESASLIIAQMLFLESADCDKDINFYINSPGGSVTDGFAILDTMNYIKCDVSTISVGQSGSAGSLFLAAGAKGKRFALPNSEILIHQPSISGGLQGQATDIKIHSDWLEKTKEKLHKIYSRLTGQTIDKVRADMERDYYMTAEEARNYGLVDKILLCRQ from the coding sequence ATGAATAATCTTATACCAGTGGTTATTGAGCAGACTTCTCGTGGTGAACGTTCTTATGATATTTTCTCGCGGCTTTTAAATGATAGAATTATAATGCTTAACGGAATGGTAAATAATGAATCAGCAAGTTTAATTATCGCGCAAATGTTGTTCTTGGAATCTGCTGATTGTGATAAGGATATTAATTTTTACATTAATAGTCCTGGTGGTTCTGTAACGGATGGATTTGCCATTTTGGATACAATGAATTATATCAAATGTGATGTTTCAACGATTAGTGTAGGTCAATCAGGCAGTGCGGGTTCTTTATTCCTCGCGGCCGGAGCAAAAGGTAAACGCTTTGCTTTACCCAATAGTGAGATACTGATCCATCAGCCGTCCATTTCGGGAGGGCTTCAAGGACAAGCTACAGATATAAAAATACATAGTGATTGGCTGGAAAAGACAAAAGAAAAATTGCATAAAATATACAGCCGGCTTACAGGTCAAACCATTGATAAAGTTAGAGCAGACATGGAACGGGATTATTATATGACGGCCGAAGAAGCTAGAAATTACGGGCTTGTTGATAAAATCTTACTTTGCCGACAGTGA
- a CDS encoding helix-turn-helix transcriptional regulator, whose amino-acid sequence MDMNYCSKVKDSLNYIEKNLDNKITLDILANKVHLSKYYYHRLFCKMVGVSVNKYVNQRRMEKAVEELIFTNQPIMDIALKYQYSSQEAFSRAFRRCYSVTPGKYRRMYAGCHSNVSNTFVYSKQNMNIAA is encoded by the coding sequence ATGGATATGAATTATTGCTCCAAGGTGAAAGATTCACTTAACTATATAGAAAAAAATCTTGATAATAAGATTACTCTTGATATTCTGGCTAATAAGGTTCACCTGTCAAAATATTATTATCATAGACTTTTCTGCAAAATGGTAGGTGTATCAGTAAATAAGTATGTTAACCAGAGACGGATGGAAAAGGCGGTTGAAGAACTTATTTTTACAAACCAGCCGATAATGGATATTGCTCTTAAATATCAGTATAGCTCTCAAGAAGCTTTTTCGAGAGCATTTAGGAGGTGCTATAGTGTGACGCCGGGAAAATACCGGAGGATGTACGCAGGGTGTCATAGTAACGTTAGCAATACCTTTGTTTATTCTAAGCAAAATATGAATATTGCTGCGTAA
- a CDS encoding DUF6789 family protein: protein MAKDIFSRGFLAGISGGIVMHACGLLLGAVLPIPILRYVDWMAIMVFAHPPAFELIETIIATIANVFFCGVLGIVFAYMMPLIKREKIYLKGWVFSLVVWIGAYTITTILKVDGTMPTSVETTILNISGATVYGFTLAYATNKLIYGEMKSSPVTNLAPAMKPMEDREEKEK, encoded by the coding sequence TTGGCAAAGGATATATTTAGCAGAGGTTTTTTGGCAGGTATAAGCGGAGGTATTGTAATGCATGCTTGTGGCCTTTTGTTAGGAGCTGTATTGCCAATTCCTATATTACGTTATGTGGATTGGATGGCTATTATGGTGTTTGCCCATCCCCCGGCCTTTGAATTAATAGAAACCATTATAGCTACGATAGCCAATGTATTTTTTTGTGGGGTATTGGGAATTGTTTTTGCTTATATGATGCCATTGATAAAGCGTGAGAAAATTTATTTAAAAGGATGGGTGTTTTCCTTAGTAGTGTGGATTGGTGCTTATACAATTACAACTATACTTAAGGTAGATGGAACTATGCCTACTTCAGTTGAAACGACAATATTAAATATTAGTGGAGCAACTGTATATGGTTTTACACTGGCTTATGCAACGAATAAATTGATTTATGGAGAAATGAAATCATCACCTGTAACGAATCTAGCACCAGCAATGAAGCCTATGGAAGATAGAGAGGAAAAAGAAAAGTAA
- a CDS encoding DUF6680 family protein — translation MILYIYYILAKKLNEGVLLGLSELTLNNILTIIAMFLPPLVALQVSRMLQESKEKRQRKIEVFRTLMKTRASTLSPEHVEALNMIDVEFYGNEKRNRAVVEAWKSSLDRLNHLLSANMEAWEEKCELLEKVAISLN, via the coding sequence ATGATTCTATATATTTATTATATTTTGGCGAAAAAGTTAAACGAGGGTGTATTATTGGGTCTTTCAGAATTAACCCTTAACAATATTTTAACTATCATTGCCATGTTTCTGCCCCCATTAGTTGCATTACAAGTTAGTAGGATGCTTCAGGAATCTAAAGAAAAAAGGCAACGTAAAATCGAAGTATTTAGGACATTAATGAAAACTCGTGCTTCTACGTTAAGTCCTGAGCATGTTGAAGCATTAAATATGATTGATGTTGAGTTTTATGGTAATGAAAAAAGGAATAGAGCCGTTGTTGAAGCATGGAAATCATCTTTAGACCGTTTAAATCACCTTCTTAGTGCAAATATGGAAGCCTGGGAAGAGAAATGTGAACTATTGGAAAAAGTGGCTATTAGTTTAAATTGA
- a CDS encoding polysaccharide deacetylase family protein — protein MKKHLYISSIIFFFLIALHSNVCTAAVIPIDHMRVSKSIVALTIEGGDNAEKLNQILDFCQQENIRLSFFYPSQIIDQNKTLIKKAVKQGHEFGIYGVKRQYWGELREEDIHKELVIADTTLRQVAGKSSLMKPPCHYYGNTVLEAVNAYNPELRIIRGINEAGWPAEVKNSPSGIMQHIVSGDIINVTITTDQSLAAMKQLTKELKNQGFQIVTVSHLFSFVKEKSS, from the coding sequence GTGAAAAAACACTTATATATTAGCAGTATTATATTCTTCTTTCTAATTGCCTTACATTCTAATGTTTGCACCGCAGCAGTCATTCCTATTGACCATATGCGAGTATCTAAAAGCATAGTTGCTCTAACAATAGAAGGGGGAGATAATGCCGAAAAGCTGAATCAAATTCTCGATTTTTGCCAACAGGAAAATATCCGACTTAGCTTCTTTTACCCTTCACAAATTATTGATCAAAATAAAACATTGATCAAAAAGGCTGTCAAACAAGGGCATGAATTTGGGATTTACGGAGTAAAGCGGCAATACTGGGGTGAATTGCGAGAAGAAGATATACATAAAGAATTAGTTATTGCCGACACCACGTTACGCCAAGTGGCCGGAAAATCATCGCTCATGAAACCACCCTGTCATTATTATGGAAATACGGTTTTAGAAGCGGTAAACGCGTATAATCCTGAATTGAGAATAATCCGCGGGATCAACGAAGCAGGCTGGCCGGCAGAGGTAAAGAATTCTCCTTCAGGAATCATGCAACACATTGTTTCAGGCGACATCATTAACGTTACAATAACCACGGATCAATCGCTGGCAGCAATGAAACAACTGACAAAAGAATTAAAAAATCAAGGCTTTCAAATTGTGACTGTTTCTCATTTATTCTCCTTTGTTAAGGAAAAGAGTTCTTAA